One genomic segment of Belonocnema kinseyi isolate 2016_QV_RU_SX_M_011 chromosome 2, B_treatae_v1, whole genome shotgun sequence includes these proteins:
- the LOC117166915 gene encoding zinc finger CCCH domain-containing protein 15 homolog — translation MPPKKTSAPSKKVEAKKKEKVIEDKTFGMKNKKGAKQQKFIQQVEKQVKSGGLNPRKVDDPNAKKLEKEKKLKEQQELALIFKPVQTQKVEKGIDPKSVICAFFKQGQCTKGNKCKFSHDLTIERKAEKRSLYCDMRDDDEDDKAADTMDKWDEEKLKEVVDLKHGAATANRPTTDIICKHFLEAVEKAKYGWFWECPSGSKCIYRHALPAGFVLKKDKKKDDKKDEISLEDLIERERANLGPSQTRITLESFLAWKKRKLKEKKEQAIKDEEKKRSDLKAGRQVGISGREMFFFNPELATGDGMDEGDEAIASYVRDEDEDSDGIEYKELDVDRLAYEVEDVDSAGITIAKEDRLKSNNLPETNHEDSVTVLGEGAAALAINENLFTEEDLEGLEEELGDLDLEE, via the exons ATGCCGCCTAAAAAAACATCGGCGCCAAGCAAAAAGGTGGAGGCGAAGAAAAAGGAGAAGGTTATCGAG GACAAAACTTTTGGTATGAAAAACAAGAAAGGTGCCAAGCAGCAAAAATTCATTCAACAAGTAGAAAAACAAGTAAAGTCTGGGGGCCTTAATCCACGCAAGGTCGACGATCCCAAtgctaaaaaattagaaaaagaaaagaaattgaaGGAACAGCAGGAGTTAGCCCTGATATTTAAACCAGTCCAGACCCAGAAAGTTGAAAAGG GAATCGACCCGAAGTCCGTGATATGTGCATTTTTCAAACAAGGACAATGTACGAAAGGAAACAAGTGCAAGTTCTCTCACGACTTGACCATAGAACGAAAGGCAGAAAAGCGTTCGCTTTACTGCGACATGCGAGATGATGATGAGGATGATAAGGCAGCTGATACTATGGATAAATGGGATGAAGAAAAACTGAAGGAAGTTGTAGATTTGAAACACGGGGCTGCAACAGCGAATCGGCCAACGACTGACATT ATTTGTAAACATTTCTTGGAGGCAGTTGAAAAGGCAAAGTACGGTTGGTTCTGGGAATGTCCGTCGGGGTCAAAATGTATCTACAGACATGCTTTGCCTGCTGGATTCGTTCTTAAGAAGGATAAGAAGAAAGATGACAAGAAGGATGAAATTTCATTAGAGGATCTCATAGAAAGAGAAAGAGCTAATTTGGGACCAAGCcag acgaGAATAACATTGGAGAGTTTCCTGGCGTGGAAGAAGAGGAAACTAAAGGAGAAGAAGGAACAAGCAATCAAGGATGAGGAAAAGAAACGAAGCGACCTCAAAGCTGGTCGTCAAGTTGGAATTTCTGGAAGGGAAATGTTCTTTTTCAATCCGGAACTCGCTACTGGAGATG GTATGGATGAAGGTGATGAGGCGATTGCTAGTTACGTTCGCGATGAAGATGAAGATTCAGATGGTATTGAGTATAAAGAATTGGACGTAGATAGGCTTGCTTATGAAGTTGAAGACGTTGATAGTGCTGGTATTACAATCGCGAAAGAAGATCGGCTGAAGAGTAACAACCTTCCGGAAACGAATCACGAAGATTCTG